One Anolis carolinensis isolate JA03-04 chromosome 4, rAnoCar3.1.pri, whole genome shotgun sequence DNA window includes the following coding sequences:
- the gpr88 gene encoding G protein-coupled receptor 88, with amino-acid sequence MPNTSSTSSSRSLQLLLCEEDTLGTRISLSLVYLLLAVSGTLSNIMVIYLVFTFRKLRTTSNAFIVNGCIADLSVCGLWMPQEAVQGLLPPASPTIHSEGYRLLRVGLVGLGLIVSLLSHLLVALNRYVLITKPPVTYQALYQRKHTAWMISLTWGVALLLALVQPGLQAWQLDQKVSGNATRNKSSSYTGLLVALAVLSQTILLLHCYMGIVRRVRGSVKRVSVLNFHLLQQLPFPAGPQAPRRAQRRLSSISVLLLCLAFLLATQPLVWVSLLGFFLQAVPRGLQLASWQLFCSLSAFNPLLYTWKNEEFRRCLRLVLLPGGDAAAVVTATATATTALPTVSLPPQEPLQLSTKVDSMGSLVFQ; translated from the coding sequence ATGCCCAACACTTCCTCCACTTCGAGTTCCAGATCTTTACAACTGCTGCTTTGCGAAGAAGACACTCTAGGAACCAGGATTTCGTTGTCTCTCGTCTACTTGCTACTGGCTGTCTCTGGAACTTTATCAAACATCATGGTGATCTATCTGGTCTTCACCTTCCGAAAGCTGCGCACCACCAGCAATGCTTTCATTGTAAACGGCTGCATCGCTGACCTTAGTGTCTGTGGCCTTTGGATGCCCCAGGAAGCCGTACAGGGACTTCTACCGCCTGCTTCTCCTACAATTCACTCCGAGGGCTACCGCCTGCTTCGGGTGGGGCTGGTGGGCCTTGGACTCATTGTCTCATTGCTTTCCCATCTCTTAGTGGCCCTCAACCGGTATGTCCTCATCACCAAGCCGCCAGTCACCTACCAGGCTCTGTACCAGCGGAAGCACACTGCTTGGATGATCAGCTTGACCTGGGGGGTTGCTCTTCTCCTTGCCTTGGTGCAGCCCGGCCTGCAGGCTTGGCAGCTTGACCAGAAGGTGTCTGGAAATGCTACCCGCAACAAGAGTTCTAGCTACACAGGCCTGCTGGTAGCCCTAGCTGTGCTCAGCCAGAccatcctcctcctgcactgctACATGGGGATCGTGAGGAGGGTGCGGGGCAGTGTCAAGCGGGTCAGTGTCCTCAACTTCCACCTGCTGCAACAGCTGCCCTTCCCAGCTGGCCCACAAGCTCCACGCCGGGCACAACGACGGCTGAGCAGCATTTCtgtcctcctcctctgccttgcCTTTCTCCTGGCCACGCAGCCCCTGGTATGGGTCAGCCTGCTGGGCTTCTTCCTCCAGGCCGTGCCACGAGGGCTGCAGTTAGCCAGTTGGCAGCTCTTCTGTTCCCTCTCTGCCTTCAACCCTCTGCTTTACACGTGGAAGAATGAGGAGTTCCGGCGTTGCTTGCGCTTAGTGCTCCTGCCTGGAGGGGATGCAGCGGCTGTCGTGACGGCCACCGCAACTGCCACAACGGCTCTTCCCACAGTCTCTCTTCCACCACAGGAGCCATTGCAGTTGAGCACCAAGGTAGACAGCATGGGAAGCTTAGTATTTCAATGA